From one Colletotrichum destructivum chromosome 3, complete sequence genomic stretch:
- a CDS encoding Putative mitochondrial carrier protein has product MSKAAAVKEAVKESLLGAEEPVQLSAQTKARFIANATKDEATGELFMGPDEFTKAVAPEDEDFHKIKREQYGILFGVADRKDTGKITLSEWAAFENLLMKPDAEYEIAFRLFDVDRTGNVKYEDFRKLYELNKGSDSIPFNWECEWAELYIGSKKKRHHMDYPQFSQMLRGLQGERIRQAFQLFDKDGDGFIDPEDFERIIRETSKHKLSDHLLENLSTLCNITLGSKVSYANVRAFQNMIKEIDLVELIVRRACAKSPDGKITRTEFLNQAAKITRFSLFTPMEADILFHFASLDEPSGRLGLGDFAKVLDPSWRNAVYDADDVASRALGKGATASKALFTSILESAYNFGLGSMAGAFGAFMVYPIDLVKTRLQNQRSARPGERLYKNSIDCFQKVWRNEGPRGLYSGVVPQLIGVAPEKAIKLTVNDLVRGHFTNKEGKIWYGHEILAGGAAGGCQVVFTNPLEIVKIRLQVQGEVAKTVDGAPRRSAMWIVRNLGLVGLYKGASACLLRDVPFSAIYFPTYSHLKKDVFGESPTKKLGVLQLLTAGAIAGMPAAYLTTPCDVIKTRLQVEARKGEATYTGLRHAAKTIWKEEGFRAFFKGGPARIFRSSPQFGFTLAAYEVLQNVLPYPGKPESSKVHTGVGDAISTLKEKLDTSPFARSRNALKIILDIDEDFGKVKVPSQESWKKLPAFMQTNGNSKS; this is encoded by the exons ATGAGCAAAGCAGCGGCtgtcaaggaggccgtcaaggagagCCTCCTTGGTGCCGAGGAACCCGTCCAGCTGTCGGCGCAGACCAAGGCGAGGTTCATCGCCAATGCCACCAAGGATGAAGCCACAGGCGAGCTCTTCATGGGCCCCGACGAGTTCACCAAAGCCGTTGCGCCCGAGGATGAAGATTTT CACAAGATCAAGCGGGAACAGTATGGCATCCTGTTTGGCGTCGCCGACCGCAAAGACACCGGCAAGATCACCCTCTCCGAGtgggccgccttcgagaACCTGTTGATGAAGCCCGACGCCGAGTACGAGATTGCTTTCCGCCTCTTCGATGTCGACAGGACCGGCAACGTCAAGTACGAGGACTTCCGAAAGCTCTACGAGCTCAACAAGGGCTCCGACAGCATCCCCTTCAACTGGGAGTGCGAGTGGGCCGAGCTTTACATtggcagcaagaagaagcgccaTCACATGGACTACCCCCAGTTCTCCCAGATGCTGCGCGGCCTGCAGGGCGAGCGCATCCGCCAGGCCTTCCAGCTGTTCGAtaaggacggcgacggcttcATCGACCCGGAGGACTTCGAGCGCATCATCCGCGAGACCTCCAAGCACAAGCTCTCCGACCACCTGCTTGAGAACCTGTCGACCCTCTGCAACATCACTCTCGGCAGCAAGGTGTCGTACGCTAATGTGCGCGCGTTCCAGAACATGATTAAGGAGATTGACCTGGTCGAGCTTATCGTGCGCCGCGCCTGCGCCAAGAGCcccgacggcaagatcaCCAGGACTGAGTTCCTCAAccaggccgccaagatcacccgattctctctcttcacCCCCATGGAGGCCGATATCCTCTTCCACTTTGCCAGCCTCGACGAGCCTTCCGGCCGGCTTGGCCTGGGCGACTTCGCCAAGGTGCTCGACCCGTCGTGGAGGAACGCCGTCTACGATgcggacgacgtcgcctcGCGAGCTCTGGGCAAGGGCGCCACGGCGTCTAAGGCTCTGTTCACCTCGATCCTCGAGTCGGCGTACAACTTTGGTCTGGGCAGCATGGCAGGCGCCTTTGGTGCCTTCATGGTGTATCCCatcgacctcgtcaagacGCGCTTGCAGAACCAGAGAAGCGCCAGGCCGGGAGAGAGGTTGTATAAGAATTCGATCGACTGCTTCCAGAAGGTGTGGAGAAACGAGGGTCCTCGAGGCCTGTACTCGGGTGTCGTACCCCAGCTTATTGGTGTTGCCCCTGAGAAGGCAATCAAGCTGACTGTGAACGACCTTGTGCGTGGGCACTTCACCAACAAGGAGGGCAAAATCTGGTACGGGCATGAAATTCTTGCTGGTGGTGCGGCTGGCGGTTGCCAAGTT GTCTTCACCAACCCTCTTGAAATCGTCAAGATTCGTCTCCAGGTCCAAGGCGAGGTGGCCAAGACGGTCGATGGAGCGCCCAGAAGGTCAGCTATGTGGATCGTGCGCAACTTGGGTCTTGTTGGTCTCTACAAGGGTGCCTCTGCTTGCTTGTTGCGTGACGTGCCCTTCTCGGCCATCTACTTCCCTACCTACAGCCACCTGAAGAAAGACGTCTTTGGCGAATCTCCCACAAAGAAGCTCGGTGTCCTCCAGCTGTTGACTGCTGGCGCCATTGCCGGTATGCCTGCCGCCTACCTCACAACGCCCTGCGATGTCATCAAGACCCGTCTTCAGGTCGAGGCCCGGAAGGGAGAGGCCACCTACACCGGCCTCCGCCACGCCGCCAAGACAATCTGGAAGGAGGAAGGCTTCCGCGCCTTCTTCAAGGGCGGCCCCGCACGAATCTTCCGCTCTTCTCCCCAGTTCGGcttcaccctcgccgcctaCGAGGTCTTGCAGAACGTCCTTCCCTACCCAGGCAAGCCCGAGAGCTCCAAGGTCCACacgggcgtcggcgacgcaATCTCGACcctcaaggagaagctcgacacCAGCCCCTTTGCCCGCAGCCGCAACGCTCTCAAGATCATCCTCGACATTGACGAGGATTTtggcaaggtcaaggttCCGAGCCAGGAAAGTTGGAAGAAGCTGCCCGCCTTCATGCAGACCAACGGAAACAGCAAGTCATGA
- a CDS encoding Putative glutamine amidotransferase type 2 domain, nucleophile aminohydrolase yields the protein MCRFLVYRGSDDILLSKLILDPTHSILKQSFDSRLRLDTRRGQNNADGFGIGFYTDPKLGHAPCLFTSTIPAWNCTNLQRIASKTASQLIFAHVRATTEGSLSEDNCHPFCHGSLMWMHNGGLGGWKYIKRRLGERLADKWYLGVQGGTDSEWAFALFLDTLERMGLDPSLQPANGFGPTVLRKAMLKTIATINELIDGIPESTIQSESVDTRSLLNFAVTDGKSVICTRYISSATDEAASLYYSSGTEWGTRTSALSDRNYQMERQDKGADIVLVASEPLTFERENWVNVPTNSILTIHNQTVMVHPIIDKYYDRSPYHARSSAFVQTKGLMANEKISSLLSPATTSLPSPDTSKKSLGPTIPFGVSRSHTPDPGFTGKSRSPSQLQEVATPADSKSIITISSAQTITPRPPVQGNIKVKRAAPEQVSPNVDSDTESLLPEDQNQNRTEFGHPNKLSRYFPELTMS from the exons ATGTGCAGGTTCCTG GTCTACCGGGGAAGTGACGATATTCTTCTCTCTAAGCTTATCCTTGACCCAACTCACTCCATACTGAAGCAATCATTTGATTCCCGGCTCAGATTG GATACCCGGAGAGGCCAGAACAACGCCGATGGCTTCGGAATAGGGTTTTATACCGACCCCAAGCTGGGCCACGCCCCTTGTCTCTTTACCTCGACGATTCCCGCCTGGAACTGCACCAATCTCCAGCGCATTGCCTCCAAGACCGCATCACAACTCATCTTCGCCCATGTCCGGGCCACAACCGAGGGCTCGCTGAGTGAAGACAATTGCCACCCGTTCTGCCACGGCAGTCTGATGTGGATGCACAACGGGGGTCTAGGTGGTTGGAAATACATCAAAAGAAGACTTGGGGAGAGGTTGGCCGACAAGTGGTACTTGGGAGTTCAAGGAGGAACAGACAGTGAATGGGCGTTTGCCCTGTTCCTCGACACACTTGAACGAATGGGACTTGACCCCAGCTTACAGCCTGCCAATGGATTCGGTCCTACAGTGCTGAGAAAGGCTATGCTCAAGACCATCGCCACTATCAACGAATTGATTGACGGTATCCCGGAGAGTACCATCCAGTCGGAGAGTGTCGATACTCGAAGCTTGCTCAATTTCGCCGTTACGGACGGAAAGAGTGTGATTTGCACACGATACATCAGCAGCGCGACGGACGAAGCGGCAAGCCTGTACTACTCATCCGGAACTGAATGGGGAACGAGAACATCGGCTCTCAGCGATCGAAATTATCAGATGGAGCGCCAAGACAAGGGCGCCGATATTGTTCTGGTCGCGAGCGAGCCACTGACCTTTGAAAGAG AGAACTGGGTGAATGTTCCCACAAACTCGATTTTGACAATCCACAACCAGACTGTCATGGTTCATCCGATCATTGACAAGTACTACGACCGAAGCCCGTACCACGCCAGATCAAGCGCGTTCGTTCAGACGAAGGGCCTGATGGCGAATGAGAAGATCTCATCGCTGCTTAGCCCGGCGACAACGTCCCTGCCAAGCCCCGACACTTCGAAGAAGAGTCTTGGTCCGACCATTCCTTTCGGCGTCTCTCGTAGCCACACACCGGACCCCGGCTTTACGGGCAAGTCGCGTTCACCCAGCCAGCTTCAGGAAGTAGCAACGCCGGCGGACTCAAAATCAATCATTACCATATCGAGTGCGCAAACCATCACACCACGGCCCCCGGTGCAGGGAAATATCAAGGTGAAACGGGCTGCGCCAGAGCAGGTGTCTCCCAACGTTGACAGTGACACCGAATCACTGCTTCCTGAGGACCAAAATCAGAACAGAACAGAATTCGGACATCCTAACAAGCTGTCAAGATACTTTCCTGAGTTGACCATGTCCTAG
- a CDS encoding Putative lysosomal cystine transporter: MTTELLPFLSAVFGWIYFLCWSGSFYPQPFLNFYRKTTAGTTVDFPLINCLGFLAYFVSNAAFYYSPLVRSQYAARNHGLTPTVAFNDITFAAHALLLSCITTSQYIPKLWGFAPAHGTKPSRFISGIAAGCVVGVIVIGFVVAAAPGDGDPRTSWCALDVVYAVSYVKLVITLIKYTPQVITNYRNKSTKGWSIWQILLDFSGGLLSVGQQAIDSYMQRDWSGITGNPVKFALGNVSMVYDIVFMTQHYILYRGSDGKADERDSLLRGDDEEHQRLD; this comes from the exons ATGACGACTGAACTCCTTCCTTTCCTgtccgccgtcttcggctgGATCTACTTCCTCTGCTGGTCCGGCTCCTTCTACCCGCAGCCTTTCCTCAACTTCTACAGAAAAACCACGGCCGGCACGACCGTTGACTTTCCGTTGATCAATTGCCTGG GTTTCCTCGCCTACTTCGTCTCCAATGCCGCCTTCTACTACTCTCCTCTCGTCCGTTCGCAGTATGCTGCACGTAACCACGGCCTGACCCCGACCGTTGCCTTCAACGACATCACCTtcgccgcccatgccctcctcctctcgtGCATAACCACCTCCCAATACATCCCCAAGCTCTGGGGCTTCGCGCCGGCACACGGGACGAAGCCGAGCCGCTTTATCTCGGGAATCGCTGCCGGTTGCGTCGTTGGCGTCATCGTCATTgggttcgtcgtcgctgctgccccgggcgacggcgacccgCGCACGAGCTGGtgcgccctcgacgtcgtctaCGCCGTCTCCTACGTCAAGCTCGTCATCACCCTCATCAAGTATACCCCGCAGGTCATCACCAACTACCGCAACAAATCGACCAAGGGCTGGTCCATTTGGCAGATCCTCCTCGACTTCTCTGGCGGTCTGTTGTCTGTGGGCCAGCAGGCCATCGACTCGTACATGCAACGCGACTGGTCTGGAATCACGGGCAACCCGGTCAAGTTTGCGCTGGGCAACGTCTCCATGGTATACGATATCGTTTTCATGACGCAACACTACATTCTGTACCGCGGTTCTGACGGCAAGGCCGACGAAAGGGACTCGCTTCTCCGAGGGGACGACGAAGAACATCAGAGACTAGACTAG